The following coding sequences are from one Dermacentor andersoni chromosome 5, qqDerAnde1_hic_scaffold, whole genome shotgun sequence window:
- the LOC126531345 gene encoding serine beta-lactamase-like protein LACTB, mitochondrial has protein sequence MTNALSFVRRSLTCRMLDVRLSMQRRLHGDARSSRFRIVRKASAICGGAICLGIGGYIAWTREPAYFQKVLASSPNTVESLSVSDYSKVSRRQAQLEKAINYAHELLTRKKDEWGVPGMVVAVSVDGKTVWTEGLGYADVENRVPCGSQTVMRIGSISKPIAMTTVAKLWEEGKIDLDKPIQDYVPSFPKKTFDGKPVVITLRDLVSHVAGIRHYATSKNSPPTKDASSRDSECPEFYSNKKFSTTEEALEIFKNDPLLFEPGTKYHYSTYGWTLISAAVENASKEPFASHLRRLLKTLGMKNTFLDQNEPIIYNRSRFYTRDKSGSLVNTPSVDCSYKWAGGGLLSTVNDLVCFGNAMLYCAQADGNKHKIGYLRPETVRMLWTPHAKVHNNWEKTFFQSYGMGWTLTETGENPGGCIEWPAFAAYHTGGSVGGTSALVLLPSAWNPEETNSTTGVNSPSPPRGVVVAVIGNISNAGYGNMAVGIAREFAQLCS, from the exons ATGACAAATGCATTAAGTTTTGTACGCCGATCGCTCACTTGCCGCATGCTTGACGTTAGGTTGTCGATGCAGAGGCGGCTACATGGCGACGCACGCAGCAGTCGATTCCGCATTGTGCGCAAAGCTTCGGCGATTTGCGGTGGTGCCATCTGTCTCGGAATTGGAGGTTACATAGCGTGGACTCGTGAACCTGCATATTTCCAAAAGGTTCTCGCTTCTTCTCCCAATACCGTGGAATCTCTGAGTGTGAGTGATTACTCGAAAGTTTCAAGGCGGCAAGCGCAACTGGAAAAAGCGATCAACTATGCTCACGAACTACTCACACGAAAGAAG GATGAATGGGGCGTACCTGGCATGGTCGTGGCCGTGAGTGTTGACGGCAAGACGGTTTGGACCGAAG GTCTCGGCTACGCTGATGTTGAAAATAGAGTGCCATGTGGGAGCCAAACAGTCATGCGCATAGGCAGCATCAGCAAGCCAATTGCCATGACGACTGTTGCAAAGCTGTGGGAAGAAGGGAAGATTGATCTGGACAAACCTATTCAAGATTATGTGCCAAGTTTTCCCAAGAAAACATTCGATGGCAAGCCA GTTGTAATCACCTTGAGAGATCTGGTTTCTCATGTTGCTGGGATACGTCACTATGCCACTTCCAAGAACAGCCCACCTACAAAAGATGCAAGCAGT AGAGACTCAGAGTGCCCAGAGTTTTATAGCAACAAGAAGTTTAGTACTACTGAGGAGGCTTTGGAGATATTCAAGAATGATCCTCTCCTGTTTGAGCCGG GTACAAAGTACCATTACAGCACATATGGCTGGACGCTGATTAGTGCAGCGGTTGAAAATGCAAGCAAGGAGCCCTTTGCAAGCCACCTGAGAAGGCTGCTGAAGACGCTTGGCATGAAAAATACATTCCTGGATCAGAATGAGCCTATTATCTACAACCGTTCAAG GTTCTACACCCGCGACAAATCGGGCAGCCTTGTGAACACGCCCAGCGTGGACTGCTCATACAAGTGGGCCGGTGGCGGCCTCCTCTCCACTGTGAATGATCTCGTATGCTTTGGCAATGCCATGCTGTACTGCGCCCAGGCTGATGGGAACAAGCACAAAATCGGCTACCTGCGGCCAGAGACCGTACGCATGCTGTGGACCCCACATGCCAAGGTGCACAACAACTGGGAGAAAACATTCTTCCAGAGCTATGGCATGGGATGGACGCTGACGGAAACGGGCGAAAATCCCGGAGGCTGCATTGAGTGGCCTGCTTTCGCGGCGTACCACACGGGAGGATCTGTTGGTGGCACATCGGCACTTGTGCTGTTGCCTTCTGCCTGGAATCCCGAGGAAACCAACAGCACAACTGGGGTGAACTCTCCAAGCCCTCCTAGAGGTGTAGTTGTTGCCGTGATTGGTAACATCTCTAACGCTGGTTACGGAAACATGGCTGTTGGAATTGCCAGGGAGTTTGCACAACTCTGCTCTTAG